ttatcGTTTGTAGTTTTCCGTTTCAGTTCCCTGTACATGATCcggatttttttgtttaacGTTTGTCAGAGCTGTGTCTTCTTTCgtttcattttcttcctGATCTTGGGTAGCAGGCCCGGGTTCTTCTTTGGGAAAGAGATTTTTTAAAGTTTCTCCAGGTCCAGAATGCAAGTAATATTGTAAAGGTGGTCCCCAGTAGGAGTCAGGGTGTTGTGTGAAATCAGTCAGTTCAAATGCGTTTTCACCCACTTTCCAATTGCCTTGTTGGAGACGGGTCAGTGTCACCATGTGTGCACCACATCCTAATGCCAAGCCAAGATCATGGATCAATGTCCTAATATATGTTCCTGAAGAAACACTGAATCTAATCTCAAGAATAGGGCTTGGTTTTGAGTTTTCAGGAATCGTTCCATCGTAAAACAGCTCTGGTGGAGGAGCAAGTCCCTTTGACTGTAGAGATTTCTCTTCAAATTCGATTGAAATTTTCCTTTCTTCTTCCGGACTCTCAAtagcaggagcagaaaATTTGTGATCCCACTGCAATCCACCGTTTATAAGTTCTAATTCGTGGACAGTCACATTGCGGGCCTCAATTTCTCGCGGTAATGGCTGGCCAGACCGAGCATATTCATAGAGTTTCTTGCCGCCCATCTTCAGGGCTGAATAAATAGGAGGGATCTGAGAAATGTCACCACGAAGCTTTGTTAATGCAGTCGCGACCATTTCGTCGGTAATGTGATCTGTCTTTCCTCTACCCACAACTTTTCCTTCCGAATCATAGGTATCCGTGGTAGTACCTAGTAAGGCAGTTGCTCGATATACTTTCGTACAATTGCCAAGATATTTAGGTAATTCTTTCGTTCCATTTCCAACGCCAATTACTAGAATGCCATCTGCCAGTGGATCTAAAGTACCTCCATGACCCACTTTTATAGGCGGTAGTCGCTGTCTACGCGACTTCTTGCCTCCCTTATATTGGCTGGTAACCTTTTTAATATCGGCTTCAAATAAGGACGATTTGTTAAATAGATCACGGATCTTATGTACAATGTCATGCGAAGTAGGGCCCGATGGCTTGTTCACTGCGAACACACCGTTCATTGTAGTTTCTAGAGCGTTCACTGTCCTGGACTCGGCTGCAATAAATACGGTTTTTCGAGTTTCAATCACGGTCCtcaaaaaattcaaattcgCTTTTATCCAGAGCATATAACTTAATTTGGGAAGGAGcgatataaacaaaaaataatttatacATCAGTTAACCTTACAATGCATGAActttttcagcagccaaaTATGGAAATAATGTCGACGATCTATTTTGTAGAATCAAAAAATGTTCTTACAAACCGCTGTGAAATCTATCATAATATCAATAGCAACAAGAACTTCTTCGAGCCTTGAGCCGATTAGTGCAATGGCGCCAGAATTGTCGACGTATTTAACTGCTGAGAGAAGTCCCTTGtgatgggatttgaaaATCAAGTGAGAGGTATCCAGACCTCTTCAGTGACATGATCTTTATATCATTTAGAGATTCGTTGGTTgttttaataaataattcaatgCCAGCTAGATCAATGTCGATTTGTGGTTTGATGAAATAGTCTGACATGTACAAAGTGAAGAAGCTTAGAATATTACCAATAACATTTCTCCATGTCCATGGGTAGTATGCTCGCAATAATCGCTCATTGATGCCTTTTATAATAGTCTGAAACTCCTGGTGAGTAAGATAGCTTTCAAGTGGAGACTTGGAGGATAGGCCATGTGAAACACCATTCTCGTCAAAAGTAGGTGTGAGCGCGCCAGGTTCGGTTCCAGGAAAATATTCTGAAAACTGTGGACACGAGTTTTGGTCATCATATGACTGTGTATCAAAAATTCGAGGAATCCGTACTATTCTTGTCTGCTTAAAAGCTGTTGAGTTATGAGGTACATATGGATTTGGGAAATCCGTCAGCATAGACTCTATTACTGTTGAATCGCCTGTTGAGCCTGCTGTCATTTCTGACGACGGCAAGTCTGATCCTCCTAACAAAACATCTCGACCCTGTACAGAATTTATACTCGTCTGAACTACATACTCATGACAGTTGAAAAAGGAACATGAGTCTCCTTCCTCTGTCATACTTCCTGCTACAGCGCTGTCATTACCTAACAGCTTACCTGGCGTTCATAAATCGACGAAGCTGTCCCTGTTACGGCTGAACAGACCTAACTTGGTTTACCCTGCTTGAAACCAATATAAGCGCTTACCCGGCACGAGACCTCTCCCAACTAAGAAAAAACTCGCTAATTCCATACCAATCCTATATCTCCACTCTTTTGAGTCTTATTGTGACATAACCAGTAGATTGCATAATCTGGCCTTTCCTAACTTGCCTAAAGGTCTCGTTCTGCGATAAGATCTTCGGAGACATCGAGATCAGTTTTTGCTTTCTATTCCACTTTCTTATCTCTTACCTCCTCGTAATCGACGAAATTGTTTTCCCAAAACCAACTCCCATTCGAGTGTTGTTTGGCTCGAGATAGCATTTTCTTGTGTTAGTCAAAAACTGTAGGACTGTTTGATTAAACGGTTCGGGCAAACAGCATTTAAGACGAGGCGTAATTTGTCTCAGTTTAAGTTCTGATTGTGTGCATTTGCATTACTTACCCTGCTTAGACCTATAGGCCATTGCCCTTTTGTCCCACAGCCCCAGATCGTCGTGCGCATCAGCCAATACACATCAGCCAGACAGATACGTGCCTCCGTACTTTGCATAGAAGCGACAATCATTTCAACGGTATTTCTCGTTTGAACCCTGACCCGATATTTCCTATTATGGCGGTTGATTCAAGTGTTGAAACAAACACACCACAGTCCAAAACCTTGTTTAATTGAACAATCAGCAGTGAGCCTGATTGAACGGTTTCTCGGGTCGAGTAATTTGATTCTTTATACCGGCTTAAGACGCAAGTCTTCTGGTAAAGATTATAATAGGTAGTACTGAAAACCCCGGGTGTAGCCGTTGTCTCTTGATCTGGTGCACTATATTTCTTTGAGCATTCCATGTCATCTATGGCTAATTTCAATACCCATATATTTGAGCAATGGAATAATTCAGCAGATCATGTCGAGTAGATATGGAGAATTTAGTTCAGGTTATGGACGGTATCGGTCTGAGGAGGAGCGAGACACTGTACCGATTCTACCGGATGCACGCGGTCTGAATCATAACTCACCTCTGGCTGGAGTTCATAATACTACAAGAGGAGTGCTTCGAAGCGTGGTTCAATTTGTGGCTGTTTCGAAAAGATTTATTTATCCAtctgaatatttttatgTCGTTTCTCTGGGTACATGCTGCTTTCTGGCTGGGATTACTCATGCAGTAATTGCCATCCAGGTCTCCCAGCTGCTGGGATTTAAAACATCCATGCTATTTGATACTGATAGTACTTCGCTGTCGGGGCTTTCGGGCTCAGTCCCGGTATACGGACTTTTAAAACTTTTGTCTTCGTTGAATCAGCCTGAGATTGGGACTCGCATTTCGTCCCGTATGCGCCACGGATACTTGACTGAGGTTCTTGATTCACCCTATCGTCGCCAATCAACTACTCAGTATTGGAATACTATTTTACAGTCATCAGTAGACCACTCAATAAAAATTCAACAGTCTCTTGCCAACTGCATATGGTCTGGTATTGAGACATTGGGATGTCTACTTTGTCTCATAATATTTCTTTGCTTTATTCTACCTGAAGCAATTATATTTTACCTGGTGACTTCACTATTAGCTGTCTTGACAGTCAGATTTTCAAATGAGAGAATTGTTTTTACAATCTCCTCTCCACTTACGTGGTCAATGTTAAATGGCATTTTGCTACTCATTCCATCTGTCATCAAGGATCgtgaggaagatgaag
The Sugiyamaella lignohabitans strain CBS 10342 chromosome A, complete sequence genome window above contains:
- the SHR5 gene encoding Shr5p (Palmitoyltransferase subunit; this complex adds a palmitoyl lipid moiety to heterolipidated substrates such as Ras1p and Ras2p through a thioester linkage; palmitoylation is required for Ras2p membrane localization; Palmitoyltransferase is composed of Shr5p and Erf2; GO_component: GO:0005783 - endoplasmic reticulum [Evidence IEA]; GO_component: GO:0005789 - endoplasmic reticulum membrane [Evidence IEA]; GO_component: GO:0031211 - endoplasmic reticulum palmitoyltransferase complex [Evidence IPI] [PMID 12193598]; GO_component: GO:0042406 - extrinsic component of endoplasmic reticulum membrane [Evidence IDA] [PMID 12379641]; GO_component: GO:0016020 - membrane [Evidence IEA]; GO_function: GO:0016409 - palmitoyltransferase activity [Evidence IDA] [PMID 12193598]; GO_process: GO:0018345 - protein palmitoylation [Evidence IDA] [PMID 12193598]; GO_process: GO:0018345 - protein palmitoylation [Evidence IMP] [PMID 16751107]; GO_process: GO:0006612 - protein targeting to membrane [Evidence IMP] [PMID 7532279]); this encodes MTEEGDSCSFFNCHEYVVQTSINSVQGRDVLLGGSDLPSSEMTAGSTGDSTVIESMLTDFPNPYVPHNSTAFKQTRIVRIPRIFDTQSYDDQNSCPQFSEYFPGTEPGALTPTFDENGVSHGLSSKSPLESYLTHQEFQTIIKGINERLLRAYYPWTWRNVIGNILSFFTLYMSDYFIKPQIDIDLAGIELFIKTTNESLNDIKIMSLKRSGYLSLDFQIPSQGTSLSS
- the PUS4 gene encoding pseudouridine synthase PUS4 (Pseudouridine synthase; catalyzes only the formation of pseudouridine-55 (Psi55), a highly conserved tRNA modification, in mitochondrial and cytoplasmic tRNAs; PUS4 overexpression leads to translational derepression of GCN4 (Gcd- phenotype); GO_component: GO:0005739 - mitochondrion [Evidence IEA,IEA]; GO_component: GO:0005739 - mitochondrion [Evidence IMP] [PMID 9358157]; GO_component: GO:0005634 - nucleus [Evidence IEA,IEA]; GO_component: GO:0005634 - nucleus [Evidence IMP] [PMID 9358157]; GO_function: GO:0003723 - RNA binding [Evidence IEA]; GO_function: GO:0016853 - isomerase activity [Evidence IEA]; GO_function: GO:0009982 - pseudouridine synthase activity [Evidence IEA]; GO_function: GO:0009982 - pseudouridine synthase activity [Evidence IDA,IGI] [PMID 9358157]; GO_process: GO:0009451 - RNA modification [Evidence IEA]; GO_process: GO:0006396 - RNA processing [Evidence IEA]; GO_process: GO:0001522 - pseudouridine synthesis [Evidence IEA]; GO_process: GO:0006400 - tRNA modification [Evidence IDA] [PMID 9358157]; GO_process: GO:0008033 - tRNA processing [Evidence IEA]), with the translated sequence MLWIKANLNFLRTVIETRKTVFIAAESRTVNALETTMNGVFAVNKPSGPTSHDIVHKIRDLFNKSSLFEADIKKVTSQYKGGKKSRRQRLPPIKVGHGGTLDPLADGILVIGVGNGTKELPKYLGNCTKVYRATALLGTTTDTYDSEGKVVGRGKTDHITDEMVATALTKLRGDISQIPPIYSALKMGGKKLYEYARSGQPLPREIEARNVTVHELELINGGLQWDHKFSAPAIESPEEERKISIEFEEKSLQSKGLAPPPELFYDGTIPENSKPSPILEIRFSVSSGTYIRTLIHDLGLALGCGAHMVTLTRLQQGNWKVGENAFELTDFTQHPDSYWGPPLQYYLHSGPGETLKNLFPKEEPGPATQDQEENETKEDTALTNVKQKNPDHVQGTETENYKR